From Motacilla alba alba isolate MOTALB_02 chromosome 9, Motacilla_alba_V1.0_pri, whole genome shotgun sequence, a single genomic window includes:
- the EEF1AKMT4 gene encoding LOW QUALITY PROTEIN: EEF1A lysine methyltransferase 4 (The sequence of the model RefSeq protein was modified relative to this genomic sequence to represent the inferred CDS: deleted 1 base in 1 codon) translates to MERRRAPAGPPRYGRRRFWDELYRQEGAETREWLGGLSRFLPQLEPELRPGDRILVLGCGNSALSHDLHELGYTDVTSIDFSPACIAAMRARHARCPGLRWAVMDIRALAFPDASFDVVLEKGTLDVLMVEETDPWHVSPQAATAMRRVLAEVSRVLRPRGCFISITFAQPHFRKPHYAQEAFGWSLRHAACGDGDAGAFHYFLYIMRKGQPLEPQDVALGRRLHQPPPPPAPPPPPAPPDDDEDYLLAIQL, encoded by the exons ATGGAGCGGCGGCGCGCGCCCGCCGGCCCCCCCCGCTACGGGCGGCGCCGGTTCTGGGACGAGCTGTACCGGCAGGAGGGCGCCGAGACCCGCGAATGGCTGGGGGGGCTCTCCCGGTTTCTCCCGCAGCTGGAGCCCGAGCTGCGCCCCGGTGACCGCATCCTCGTCCTCG GCTGTGGCAACAGCGCCCTGAGCCACGACCTGCACGAGCTGGGCTACACCGACGTCACCAGCATCGACTTCTCGCCCGCCTGCATCGCGGCCATGCGTGCCCGCCACGCCCGCTGCCCCGGCCTGCGCTGGGCCGTCATGGACATCCGCGCCCTCGCCTTCCCCGACGCCTCCTTCGACGTGGTGCTGGAGAAGGGCACCCTCGACGTGCTTATGGTGGAGGAAACCGACCCCTGGCACGTCTCGCCCCAGGCAGCCACTGCGATGCGCCGGGTGCTGGCGGAG GTGAGCCGGGTGCTGCGCCCAAGGGGCTGCTTCATCTCCATCACCTTCGCCCAGCCCCACTTCCGCAAGCCCCACTATGCCCAGGAGGCCTTTGGCTGGTCCCTGCGCCACGCTGCCTGTGGGGACGGCGACGCCGGTGCCTTCCACTACTTCCTCTACATCATGCGCAAggggcagcccctggagccCCAGGACGTGGCCTTGGGGCGCCGGCTGCACCagccccccccgcccccc gccccaccgccgccccccgcccccccggACGACGACGAGGACTATCTCCTCGCCATCCAGCTGTGA
- the CAMK2N2 gene encoding calcium/calmodulin-dependent protein kinase II inhibitor 2, protein MSQVLPYGEDKVGRYGAEPEAGELPFSCRLQDTNAFFGGNQGKRPPKLGQIGRAKRVVIEDDRIDEVLKGMTEKSPPGV, encoded by the exons ATGTCGCAGGTGCTGCCCTACGGCGAGGACAAGGTGGGCCGCTACGGCGCCGAGCCCGAGGCGGGGGAGCTGCCCTTCAGCTGCCGCCTGCAGGACACCAACGCCTTCTTCGGGGGCAACCAGGGCAAGCGGCCCCCCAAGCTGGGACAGATCGGCCGCGCCAAGAGAG TGGTGATCGAGGATGACCGGATAGACGAGGTGCTCAAGGGCATGACGGAGAAGTCGCCGCCGGGGGTGTAA
- the ALG3 gene encoding dol-P-Man:Man(5)GlcNAc(2)-PP-Dol alpha-1,3-mannosyltransferase: MAAGRGAAALRRAWRERRAALLEPRYTPLVAACLCLAEGGVNLWVIRRVPYTEIDWKAYMQEVEGFANGTRDYTQLKGDTGPLVYPAGFVYIFLGLYHATGRGSDIRLAQYLFAGLYLLNLLLVFRIYCRTNKVPPYVFFFMCCASYRIHSIFVLRLFNDPVAMAILFLAINLFLEERWSWGCLLFSLAVSVKMNILLFAPGLLFLLLQRFGLLGCIPKLCICALLQVVLGLPFLLVNPVGYLTRSFDLGRQFQFKWTVNWRFLPEEVFQNRVFHAALLLAHLAGLGLFALHRWHSSKENILTLLKDPAKRKPASSRLTVNRIVFILFSSNFLGVCCSRSLHYQFYVWYFHTLPYLLWCTPTTKLAHMPKVLLLGVIELCWNTYPSTVCSSLSLHICHGLILLQLWYGTAPTPVSHTPPPSRRATAMAKKAQ; encoded by the exons atggcggcggggcggggggcggcggcgctgcggcGGGCAtggcgggagcggcgggcggcGCTGCTGGAGCCCCGCTACACCCCGCTGGTGGCcgcctgcctctgcctggccGAGGGCGGCGTCAACCTCTGGGTCATCCGCAGGGTCCCCT ACACCGAGATCGACTGGAAGGCCTACATGCAGGAGGTGGAGGGCTTCGCCAACGGCACCCGCGACTACACGCAGCTGAAGGGTGACACCGGGCCACTGGT CTACCCCGCCGGCTTCGTGTACATCTTCCTGGGGCTGTACCACGCCACGGGCCGCGGCTCCGACATCCGCCTGGCACAGTACCTCTTCGCCGGCCTCTACCTCCTCAACCTGCTCCTCGTCTTCCGCATCTACTGCCGAACCAACAAG GTCCCTCCgtatgttttcttcttcatgtgCTGCGCCTCATACCGCATCCACTCCATCTTTGTGCTGCGGCTCTTCAATGACCCTGTGGCCATGGCCATCCTCTTCCTCGCCATCAACCTCTTCCTGGAGGAGCGCTGGTCCTGGGGCTGCCTCCTCTtcag cctggctgtaTCCGTGAAGATGAACATCCTGCTCTTCGCCCCTGGactcctctttctcctcctgcaaCGGTTTGGTCTCCTGGGCTGTATCCCCAAGCTCTGCatctgtgccctgctccag GTGGTTCTGGGCCTGCCCTTCCTGCTGGTGAACCCCGTGGGGTACCTGACCCGCTCCTTTGACCTGGGCCGCCAGTTCCAGTTTAAATGGACGGTGAACTGGCGCTTCCTCCCAGAAGAGGTTTTCCAGAATCGAGTCTTccatgctgctctgctcctggctcacCTGGCAGGCCTGGGGCTCTTTGCACTGCACCGGTGGCACAG TTCCAAAGAGAACATCCTGACTCTGTTGAAGGATCCTGCCAAAAGGAAACCCGCATCCTCTCGCTTGACTGTCAACA GGATTGTCTTCATCCTCTTCTCCTCCAACTTCCTGGGTGTCTGCTGCAGCCGCTCCCTGCACTACCAGTTCTACGTCTGGTATTTCCACACTCTGCCCTACCTACTCTGGTGCACCCCGACCACCAAGCTGGCCCACATGCCCAA ggtgctgctgctgggcgtGATCGAGCTCTGCTGGAACACCTACCCCTCCACAGtctgcagctccctctccctgcacatCTGCCATGGActcatcctgctccagctctggtaCGGCACAGCCCCCACGCCAGTGTCACACACCCCTCCGCCGAGCAGGAGAGCCACAGCCATGGCCAAGAAAGCCCAGTGA